A region from the Malus domestica chromosome 07, GDT2T_hap1 genome encodes:
- the LOC114823514 gene encoding probable LRR receptor-like serine/threonine-protein kinase At3g47570 yields the protein MEFSSIHISIWLIFIQPLFLLFLFSSASSSRLAGNEVDRLSLLAFKAEIVTDTLGILSPWNESLHFCHWPGITCGHRHQRVTVLDLQSSRLAGHLSPHIGNLSFLRALYLQNNSFSHTIPPEIGRLFRLEELFLDNNSFGGHIPFNISRCSNLQYLRLNGNTLSGELPTEIASLSKLQVLGLGKNNFYGKIPPSFGNLSSLSRLSLPQNNLHGGIPNSLGQLKGLTGFSLAMNYLNGTIPPSIYNLSSIQIIYMFQNNLRGTLPPGLGHTIFPNLETFVFYANQFTGSVPASISNASNLSKFDIAFNKFTGKVPSLARLSNLSWFELDENNLGNNEEGDLDFISSLVNCTNLEVLSIGTNNFGGVLPKSISNLSTKLKGIYLYENQIRGSIPVGVGNLINLERLSFYANLLAGTIPSSICKLNKLYGLDLQANELSGNVPSSLGNLTSLSNLYLRSNKLNGSIPQSLGDCRFLIYLDLSHNNLSGPFPKQVINLLVHLNLARNQLTESIPLEVGNLQHLVFLNVSENKLSGEIPQSLGSCTSLTTLSLRENLLQGTIPKSLSSLKGIEDFDLSHNKLSGIIPNYLGSFPFLHNLNLSFNDFEGAVPIQGVFKNASAVSVVGNTRLCGGIPHLRLPKCISKQSKRGLSPKMNLIISVSCGVVGLVLVLLLALLYRSRKARALKSTSGSSLGVSLLKLSYGDLLKVTDGFSALNLIGSGSFGSVYKGVLNQHEEINVAVKVLNLQTSRASKSFISECEALKSIRHRNLVKLLTACSSIDFQGNEFKALVYEFMVNGSLDEWLHISAQEVGRPANLPKNLNLTQRVNIAIDVAYALDYLHNRSHMPIVHCDIKPSNILLDNDMTACVGDFGLARYLRDAFCPSPLHESSSNVIKGTIGYTPPEYGMGGELSTYGDVYSYGILLLEMLTGKRPTDDMFKGGMDLHNFVITALPERVGEICDPLLVQIEESSSSTNPRSNRGNHAPNDQRKRVVECLTDIARVGVACSVATPRERKDMSNVVAELSLIRDVLTGTRMTRENL from the exons ATGGAGTTCTCAAGTATTCATATTAGCATTTGGCTTATTTTCATCCAACcactctttcttctctttctttttagcTCTGCCTCCTCCTCCCGTTTAGCGGGAAATGAGGTGGATAGGCTTTCCCTGCTTGCCTTCAAAGCTGAAATCGTGACCGATACCCTCGGCATCCTTAGCCCTTGGAATGAATCCCTCCACTTTTGTCATTGGCCAGGCATCACTTGTGGCCACAGACACCAGAGGGTTACGGTGCTCGACCTCCAATCAAGCAGGCTGGCAGGCCACCTATCTCCCCACATTGGAAACTTGAGCTTTTTGAGGGCTTTATACCTCCAGAACAATAGCTTCAGCCACACCATCCCTCCAGAAATTGGTCGTTTGTTCCGCTTGGAAGAACTATTCCTTGATAACAACTCCTTCGGTGGTCATATTCCATTCAACATATCACGTTGCTCTAACCTCCAATACCTACGCTTAAATGGCAACACTCTTAGTGGCGAACTTCCAACTGAAATTGCCTCATTGTCCAAGCTTCAGGTACTTGGTTTAGGCAAGAACAATTTTTACGGGAAAATCCCACCTTCTTTTGGgaatctttcttctctttcgaGGCTATCTTTGCCTCAAAATAATCTCCATGGAGGTATTCCAAATAGCCTTGGCCAGTTGAAAGGCTTAACGGGTTTTTCACTGGCTATGAATTATTTGAATGGTACCATCCCTCCCTCCATATACAACCTCTCGTCAATTCAAATCATTTATATGTTTCAAAACAACCTTCGTGGAACTCTTCCACCTGGCTTGGGCCACACTATATTTCCAAACCTCGAAACATTTGTTTTCTATGCCAACCAATTCACTGGATCAGTACCAGCTTCAATCTCCAATGCCTCAAACCTTTCAAAATTTGATATCGCATTCAATAAGTTTACTGGAAAAGTGCCTAGTCTGGCACGCCTGTCAAATTTGTCTTGGTTTGAACTTGATGAAAACAATCTTGGAAATAATGAGGAAGGTGACTTGGATTTCATCTCTTCTCTAGTTAATTGCACCAATTTAGAAGTGTTATCTATCGGTACCAATAATTTTGGAGGAGTGCTGCCTAAATCTATCAGCAATCTCTCAACAAAGCTCAAGGGAATATATTTATATGAGAATCAGATACGCGGAAGCATTCCCGTCGGGGTTGGAAATCTTATCAACTTGGAGAGACTAAGCTTTTATGCGAATTTATTGGCAGGCACTATACCGAGTTCAATATGTAAACTGAATAAGCTTTATGGCCTAGATCTACAAGCCAATGAACTGTCAGGTAATGTTCCATCATCTCTAggaaatctaacttcattaaGCAATTTGTATCTCCGGTCAAACAAGTTAAATGGAAGCATACCACAAAGTCTCGGAGACTGCAGGTTTTTGATATATTTGGATCTTTCCCACAACAATCTTAGCGGTCCATTTCCAAAACAAGTCATCAATTTACTTGTTCACTTGAATCTAGCTAGAAACCAACTTACTGAATCCATTCCCTTGGAAGTAGGTAACTTACAGCatcttgttttcttgaatgtttcTGAAAACAAGTTATCTGGTGAGATTCCACAAAGCTTAGGGAGTTGCACAAGTTTGACGACTCTGTCTCTGAGAGAAAATTTATTGCAGGGGACAATTCCTAAATCCTTGAGCTCTTTGAAAGGAATTGAAGATTTTGACCTCTCTCACAACAAATTGTCTGGCATAATTCCCAACTACTTGGGGAGTTTCCCCTTCTTGCATAATTTGAACCTCTCATTTAACGATTTTGAAGGCGCAGTACCAATCCAAGGAGTTTTTAAGAATGCAAGTGCGGTATCTGTTGTGGGAAACACACGGCTTTGTGGAGGTATACCTCACTTAAGATTGCCTAAATGCATCTCCAAGCAATCTAAGCGCGGGTTATCTCCTAAGATGAACTTAATTATCTCAGTTTCCTGTGGGGTTGTCGGCTTGGTCTTGGTGTTGTTACTTGCTCTTCTTTATCGATCAAGAAAGGCTAGAGCGCTCAAGTCAACTTCAGGATCATCACTGGGGGTTTCACTCTTGAAACTGTCCTATGGAGATCTCCTCAAAGTAACTGATGGGTTCTCTGCTTTGAATCTGATTGGTTCTGGAAGTTTCGGGTCCGTATACAAGGGAGTTCTCAATCAGCATGAAGAAATAAATGTTGCGGTGAAAGTACTCAATCTTCAAACTTCAAGAGCTTCTAAAAGTTTCATATCTGAATGTGAAGCCTTGAAAAGCATTAGGCATCGAAATCTTGTCAAGCTACTGACTGCTTGTTCAAGCATTGACTTTCAAGGAAACGAATTCAAAGCCCTGGTGTATGAGTTCATGGTGAATGGAAGCCTAGATGAGTGGCTGCACATATCAGCTCAAGAAGTAGGTAGGCCAGCCAATCTGCCAAAGAATCTGAATCTCACTCAAAGAGTTAACATTGCCATCGATGTAGCGTATGCTTTGGATTATTTGCACAACCGCTCCCACATGCCAATAGTTCATTGTGATATAAAGCCCAGCAACATTTTGTTAGACAATGACATGACTGCTTGTGTTGGTGATTTCGGTTTAGCAAGGTACCTCCGGGATGCTTTTTGCCCATCTCCTTTGCACGAGAGCAGTTCCAATGTCATAAAAGGCACCATAGGCTATACTCCCCCAg AGTATGGAATGGGAGGCGAGCTGTCAACATATGGCGATGTGTATAGCTACGGAATACTGTTGTTGGAGATGTTAACTGGCAAGAGGCCGACAGATGACATGTTTAAAGGTGGTATGGACCTGCACAATTTTGTTATAACGGCTCTACCAGAACGTGTGGGAGAAATATGTGATCCACTACTTGTTCAAATAGAAGAAAGCAGCAGCAGTACTAATCCCAGAAGTAATAGGGGGAATCATGCCCCAAATGATCAAAGAAAAAGGGTTGTGGAGTGCTTGACTGACATTGCAAGAGTAGGAGTTGCTTGTTCTGTAGCGACGCCGAGAGAGCGAAAGGACATGAGCAATGTGGTAGCTGAATTGAGTCTAATAAGGGATGTGCTAACTGGAACTAGGATGACCAGAGAGAATCTGTGA